One Bacillus sp. 1780r2a1 DNA segment encodes these proteins:
- a CDS encoding YqcI/YcgG family protein codes for MRNKKLFNSKEIMDSSIVPEWGKEVFTNFSQDMLSEENPFPCILGVEGLKKDLLRFAFVSSPYNYKDIKLCAEALKEYISCFRTLGRYTSFVVFFEPEHKKRTMTQYETMFWDTLTFLHQIDRKPWPEDIPKDPNDPLWEFCFEGEPIFVVCNTPIHELRKSRKSSSLMITFQPRWVFEGMTPHTKVGQQVQKTVRNRLEEYDKVEAHPHLGWYGNQENHEWKQYFLRDVNNSFPTECPFKLKRSERDGTKKSLY; via the coding sequence ATGAGAAATAAAAAGCTATTTAACAGCAAGGAAATTATGGATTCGTCGATTGTGCCTGAATGGGGAAAAGAAGTTTTTACTAATTTTAGTCAAGATATGCTTTCTGAAGAGAATCCTTTCCCATGCATTTTAGGAGTAGAAGGATTAAAGAAAGATTTGCTGCGCTTTGCGTTTGTTTCTTCACCATACAACTATAAAGATATTAAACTCTGTGCAGAAGCACTTAAAGAATATATTTCATGTTTTCGCACATTAGGTCGTTATACATCATTTGTTGTGTTCTTTGAGCCTGAACATAAAAAACGTACGATGACTCAGTATGAAACAATGTTTTGGGATACACTCACATTTTTACATCAAATTGACAGAAAGCCTTGGCCAGAAGATATCCCCAAAGACCCTAATGATCCTCTATGGGAGTTTTGTTTTGAAGGTGAGCCAATATTTGTTGTATGTAATACACCTATACATGAATTACGAAAAAGTCGGAAGAGCAGCAGTCTTATGATTACATTTCAGCCGAGATGGGTGTTTGAAGGAATGACACCTCATACAAAAGTTGGTCAGCAAGTTCAAAAAACAGTTCGAAATCGACTTGAAGAATACGACAAAGTTGAAGCGCATCCTCATCTAGGATGGTACGGGAATCAAGAAAATCATGAATGGAAGCAATATTTCTTACGAGATGTTAACAACTCATTTCCAACAGAGTGTCCATTCAAACTAAAAAGGAGTGAAAGAGATGGAACTAAAAAAAGCCTTTATTAA
- a CDS encoding cupin domain-containing protein: MELKKAFIKKGIGGGLEEVIHELLPKHTGYVEVQHDVAGQEHPSHTHPTDEILHIIEGSIYFTVEGETTRCEAGDRIYLPKQTQHASKADVNGCTYVISILKF; this comes from the coding sequence ATGGAACTAAAAAAAGCCTTTATTAAAAAAGGGATTGGCGGTGGACTTGAAGAAGTTATACATGAACTACTTCCAAAACATACCGGTTATGTAGAAGTTCAGCATGATGTTGCAGGGCAAGAACACCCAAGTCATACTCACCCAACCGACGAGATTCTTCATATTATTGAAGGGTCTATCTACTTTACAGTTGAGGGAGAAACAACTCGGTGCGAAGCGGGAGATCGCATTTATTTACCAAAACAGACGCAGCATGCTTCAAAAGCTGATGTAAATGGTTGTACGTATGTAATCTCCATTTTAAAATTTTGA
- a CDS encoding cysteine hydrolase, which translates to MIQSNPVLIIIDVQKGFEQDAWGTRNNVHAEDNMLTLLQAWRRQQFPVIHVQHASKSETSPLFPGTEGFRFKEGFGPVGDEYLIRKHKNSCFIGTELDNYLKENGYDTLILVGLTTNHCVSTTARMAGNLGYRTYVIHDATACFNLLSYDGETTFAAEDVHRLSLSSLHNEFATVTSTSEALRVLQSYQYIK; encoded by the coding sequence ATGATTCAATCAAACCCTGTTTTAATCATCATAGATGTACAAAAAGGTTTTGAACAAGATGCTTGGGGAACTCGTAATAATGTTCATGCAGAAGATAATATGCTCACTCTTTTACAAGCATGGAGGAGACAGCAGTTTCCAGTTATTCACGTTCAGCATGCTTCAAAAAGCGAAACATCTCCTCTTTTTCCAGGGACGGAAGGCTTTCGTTTCAAAGAAGGATTTGGTCCTGTTGGTGATGAATACTTAATTCGCAAACATAAAAATAGCTGCTTTATAGGGACAGAGCTAGATAACTATCTAAAGGAAAACGGATATGATACGCTTATACTAGTGGGGTTAACAACCAATCATTGCGTCTCTACAACGGCACGTATGGCAGGAAACTTAGGTTATCGCACCTACGTAATACACGATGCAACTGCGTGTTTCAACTTGTTATCATACGATGGGGAAACAACTTTTGCGGCAGAAGATGTTCATCGCTTAAGCTTATCATCGCTTCATAATGAATTTGCGACGGTTACTTCAACGTCTGAAGCGCTACGTGTACTGCAATCCTATCAATATATTAAATAA
- a CDS encoding GNAT family N-acetyltransferase → MTVIRKALAEDLPSMVDIYNQSVRQSAATFDLTPVTIEQRKSWFESHDQSQLFPLLVAERNSEVAGYASLSSYRDKEAYIRTVELSVYVDEAHQGYRIGKSLMEAILAQAKELNHHVVISGITKGNDKSIKMHEQFGFTFCGEFKEVGWKFDQWQDVLFYQLIL, encoded by the coding sequence ATGACAGTAATTAGAAAAGCTTTAGCAGAAGACTTACCTTCAATGGTAGATATTTATAATCAGTCAGTGCGCCAAAGCGCAGCAACATTTGACTTAACGCCTGTAACGATTGAACAGCGTAAAAGTTGGTTTGAATCTCATGACCAAAGTCAACTATTTCCTCTGCTTGTTGCTGAACGAAATAGTGAAGTAGCTGGATACGCATCTTTGTCTTCCTATCGTGATAAAGAAGCATATATTCGAACAGTTGAGCTCTCTGTATATGTCGATGAAGCTCATCAGGGGTATAGAATTGGTAAAAGCCTAATGGAAGCTATTTTAGCACAAGCAAAAGAGTTAAATCATCACGTTGTTATTTCCGGTATTACAAAAGGAAACGATAAAAGCATTAAAATGCATGAACAGTTTGGATTTACGTTTTGTGGAGAGTTCAAAGAAGTAGGTTGGAAGTTTGATCAATGGCAAGATGTTCTGTTTTATCAGCTTATTCTTTAA
- the thiT gene encoding energy-coupled thiamine transporter ThiT — protein MNKGMSLQAKIEVAIFAALAMIIDILPSITIAPAVSISFSMVPIFIICFRWGFKSGVVAGFLWGLLQVVTGTAYVLTPLQAFIEYFIAFAFIGLAGLLSGVIKQNLAANNRTKAFMFIILAIIIGSVARYFWHFVAGIVFWGSYAPKGVSALWYSFTMNGLAMVGSMIACLIILAVLIPSAARVVLNRAS, from the coding sequence ATGAATAAAGGAATGTCTTTACAAGCGAAAATTGAAGTGGCAATCTTTGCAGCTTTAGCAATGATTATTGATATATTGCCATCCATCACAATTGCACCCGCCGTGTCCATATCTTTTTCCATGGTACCAATCTTCATTATTTGCTTTCGATGGGGATTTAAATCCGGTGTTGTAGCTGGATTTTTATGGGGATTACTACAAGTTGTCACGGGCACTGCTTATGTGTTAACACCTCTACAAGCTTTTATTGAGTATTTTATTGCATTTGCGTTCATTGGCCTAGCAGGGCTATTGTCAGGTGTTATCAAGCAGAACTTAGCTGCTAACAATCGAACAAAAGCATTTATGTTTATTATTTTAGCTATCATTATCGGAAGCGTTGCTCGTTATTTCTGGCACTTTGTTGCAGGAATTGTCTTTTGGGGCTCTTATGCACCAAAAGGAGTATCGGCATTATGGTATTCATTTACAATGAACGGATTGGCAATGGTGGGCTCCATGATTGCTTGTCTAATTATTTTAGCCGTATTAATTCCGTCTGCTGCAAGAGTGGTATTAAACCGCGCTTCATAA
- a CDS encoding tyrosine-type recombinase/integrase: MKNENKLMQSQSSLSFRQLKEQWGNLLDENQNLSLSHTDNETFVELFMNIKMIKPELSPHTIRAYHQDLKTVLTFFKEIDVSLKEVGFMEVKAFNHWVNQTYAKRSAARKLEFFRRMLTFGHETQFYPSLYTTWIEKPTISKGHYSEKKQVNRTEYRELSVREAEVIVKTLEDVVKHSMLQKEYQARNRLMGMLLYLSGMRSSEVLSLNWGSFREDRRGNILVDVFGKGKKERTIPVFKDVQNALFHYRESLGESMMLNPSDETPLFFQLKPFIKTGVKKRLSYTTLYRLIKTAVYAIQGNSSISPHWFRHTFITNSLANDVPLSVVKQVVGHASIATTNIYLEKLQEDTVYDAFRNSGYR, encoded by the coding sequence ATGAAAAATGAAAACAAATTAATGCAAAGTCAATCTTCTCTGTCTTTTCGGCAATTAAAAGAACAGTGGGGAAATCTGTTAGATGAAAATCAAAATTTATCGTTGAGTCATACAGACAATGAAACATTTGTTGAGCTTTTTATGAACATTAAAATGATAAAGCCTGAGCTGTCTCCACATACCATTCGAGCGTACCATCAAGATTTAAAGACAGTTTTGACTTTTTTTAAAGAGATAGATGTTTCCTTAAAAGAAGTTGGGTTTATGGAAGTGAAGGCATTTAATCATTGGGTGAATCAAACGTATGCAAAAAGAAGCGCTGCAAGAAAGTTAGAGTTTTTTAGAAGGATGCTCACCTTCGGTCATGAAACGCAGTTTTATCCTTCGTTGTATACAACTTGGATTGAAAAGCCTACGATTTCAAAGGGACATTATAGTGAAAAAAAACAGGTCAATCGAACGGAATACAGAGAGTTAAGTGTAAGAGAAGCTGAAGTCATTGTAAAAACGCTTGAAGATGTTGTAAAACATTCAATGCTACAGAAAGAATATCAAGCACGAAATCGGCTGATGGGTATGCTTTTATATTTAAGCGGAATGAGGTCTAGTGAAGTATTAAGCTTAAACTGGGGAAGTTTCCGTGAAGATCGTCGTGGCAATATACTAGTGGATGTGTTCGGAAAAGGAAAAAAAGAACGAACAATCCCAGTGTTTAAAGACGTTCAAAACGCCCTGTTTCACTACCGGGAGAGTTTAGGAGAATCGATGATGCTGAATCCTTCAGATGAAACGCCCCTTTTTTTTCAGCTTAAGCCGTTTATCAAAACGGGAGTTAAAAAAAGATTATCGTATACAACGCTTTATCGACTCATCAAAACAGCGGTTTATGCAATTCAAGGTAATTCATCTATTTCACCACACTGGTTTCGTCACACCTTCATTACGAACAGCTTAGCAAATGACGTCCCCTTATCAGTGGTAAAACAAGTAGTAGGACACGCCTCTATTGCAACGACTAATATATACCTAGAAAAATTACAAGAAGACACCGTTTACGATGCGTTTCGAAATTCTGGTTATCGCTAG
- a CDS encoding MarR family transcriptional regulator, producing MKSLEEMYGFTTAKVGKRLSRLVASFLRPYGITPEQWTVLKKVSEADRITQKQLAIKADKDQATLTKILDLLEKSGHLQRIKNPEDRRSYYIQQTEKGMALQEEITGPIENLFNMLTEEMNEADLAAYFNVLQQLEKRAESLQEEIGHT from the coding sequence ATGAAATCACTGGAAGAAATGTACGGCTTTACGACAGCAAAGGTTGGAAAGCGCTTGAGTAGGCTGGTAGCCAGTTTCTTACGCCCTTATGGCATAACGCCTGAACAATGGACGGTATTAAAGAAGGTATCGGAAGCTGATCGTATTACACAAAAGCAACTAGCTATAAAAGCGGATAAAGACCAAGCTACGCTTACAAAAATTTTAGATTTATTAGAAAAAAGCGGTCACTTACAGCGAATAAAAAACCCTGAAGATCGCCGCTCTTACTATATTCAGCAAACAGAAAAAGGAATGGCTTTGCAAGAGGAGATAACGGGCCCTATTGAAAACCTTTTTAACATGCTAACTGAGGAAATGAATGAAGCTGATTTAGCTGCTTATTTTAACGTACTTCAGCAATTGGAAAAAAGAGCGGAATCTCTACAAGAAGAGATTGGACATACGTAA